The genome window CGATAGCTATTTACTGTTTTAGAGCTTAGATTTAAGCGTTCAGCTATATTTTGTGCTTTTTCACCTTTGGTGATCATAAGCATAATTTGCAGTTCGCGCTCAGATAAACTCTGAAAAGGGTTTTCATCTGTGCGGCCTGTCACTTGTGCAAGCGCTATCTGCTGTGCAATTTCAGGTGCAATGTAACGCTGACCAGCATGAACACAACGAATGGCACGAACCATTTCGTCAGAGCCTGCACCTTTAGTTAAAAAGCCATGTGCACCAATTTGCATTACCTTGCTCGGAAACGGGTCTTCACAATTAACAGTAAGCACAATAATTTTTACATCTGGGCAGTAACGACAAATCTTTTTAGTCGCTTCTAATCCGCCCATGCCTGGCATATTCATATCCATTAATACTATGTTTGGCGCATGCTGACGACAAAACTGTACAGCCTCTTCGCCAGTTTTAGCTTCGCCAATTACTTTAAACCCTCGTACGTCATCAAGAATACGCTTGATTCCTGTTCGTACAAGTTCATGGTCATCAACTAAAAGTACATTAATCAATGGAACATCCTCACTTACCTAACAACATGCAATTTAATTAAATTAATTTGCCACAGTAACATACATAAA of Pseudoalteromonas arctica A 37-1-2 contains these proteins:
- the uvrY gene encoding UvrY/SirA/GacA family response regulator transcription factor, which encodes MINVLLVDDHELVRTGIKRILDDVRGFKVIGEAKTGEEAVQFCRQHAPNIVLMDMNMPGMGGLEATKKICRYCPDVKIIVLTVNCEDPFPSKVMQIGAHGFLTKGAGSDEMVRAIRCVHAGQRYIAPEIAQQIALAQVTGRTDENPFQSLSERELQIMLMITKGEKAQNIAERLNLSSKTVNSYRYRMFEKLNVGGDVELTHLAIRHKMIDIDVSY